A genome region from Blautia coccoides includes the following:
- a CDS encoding glycerate kinase family protein encodes MRVVTAIDSLKGSLSSMEAGSAAREGILRVFPGAKVNVRPLADGGEGTVEALAGGMDGKIQRVTVTGPLGKPVTCEYGIIEDTKTAIVEMSGAAGITLLTPGERNPLHTTTYGVGEVIRDAIEKGCRRFIVGIGGSATNDGGIGMLQALGYGFLNAAGEQVRYGAEGLSELVSVTADHVVPGLEECQFRVACDVTNVLCGEQGCSAVYGPQKGATPSMIVQMDEWLERYASLAQKSFQKADPMQPGTGAAGGLGFAFLTFTNAVLESGIKIVLEETGLEDYIKEADLVITGEGRLDGQTAMGKAPVGVAELAKKHGKPVIAFAGSVTRDAIACNEKGIDAFFPILRGVCTLDEAMKPLNARENMADTAEQVFRLLKAGTALSFH; translated from the coding sequence ATGAGAGTAGTCACAGCTATTGATTCATTGAAGGGAAGTCTGTCGTCCATGGAGGCAGGCAGTGCTGCCCGGGAAGGGATTTTACGGGTATTTCCCGGGGCGAAAGTGAACGTCCGGCCGCTGGCAGATGGGGGTGAGGGCACTGTGGAAGCGCTGGCAGGAGGCATGGACGGAAAGATACAGCGCGTCACGGTCACAGGTCCTCTCGGAAAGCCGGTAACATGTGAATATGGTATCATTGAGGACACAAAGACAGCTATTGTTGAGATGTCAGGTGCGGCGGGCATCACACTGCTTACACCCGGGGAGAGAAATCCCCTTCACACCACAACGTATGGTGTGGGTGAGGTGATAAGGGATGCCATAGAAAAAGGCTGTAGAAGATTTATTGTGGGGATAGGAGGAAGCGCCACCAATGACGGCGGTATCGGTATGCTGCAGGCACTGGGATACGGTTTTCTGAACGCGGCGGGAGAACAGGTCAGATACGGGGCAGAGGGGCTTTCTGAACTGGTATCGGTCACTGCAGATCATGTTGTACCCGGACTTGAAGAATGCCAGTTCAGAGTTGCCTGTGATGTGACGAATGTGCTGTGCGGGGAGCAGGGATGCAGTGCCGTTTACGGTCCGCAGAAAGGTGCCACACCGTCTATGATCGTTCAGATGGATGAGTGGCTGGAGCGGTACGCCTCACTGGCACAGAAGAGCTTCCAAAAAGCTGATCCCATGCAGCCGGGCACAGGGGCTGCCGGGGGGCTTGGATTTGCCTTTCTCACATTTACCAACGCTGTTTTGGAGTCCGGGATCAAAATCGTTCTGGAGGAGACCGGACTGGAGGACTATATAAAAGAGGCCGACCTGGTCATCACCGGGGAAGGCAGGCTGGATGGCCAGACGGCTATGGGAAAAGCCCCTGTAGGTGTGGCAGAGCTTGCGAAAAAGCATGGAAAACCAGTCATTGCGTTTGCGGGAAGCGTGACAAGGGACGCCATTGCCTGTAATGAAAAAGGGATTGATGCCTTCTTCCCTATCCTGCGGGGGGTATGCACACTGGATGAGGCCATGAAACCATTAAATGCCAGGGAGAATATGGCAGATACGGCAGAACAGGTTTTCCGACTGTTAAAAGCCGGAACAGCTTTAAGTTTTCATTAA
- a CDS encoding AAA family ATPase, which produces MSQQLAVSMLGNPSILLDGSPLVFPYRQAEAILYYLFLNKAGNKYTLADLIWEDKCTEEKTNSNLRNAFYIIRKNLGKDFLVKESGDIIKINPAFSLTIDTDCFLKNGDDLSLYRGDFLEGFYLKNNISFNEWVTNNRQVFKAHYLKKLHCAISHHFDSGNYELCESLCQKQMLINEFDETAYKYLMQIYLSRKEYTQALHIYNRLESLLEQELFETPAKDIQDLAFVIEQTWNEEVNKILEGRKELKSQERVSSVFCGREAELERIEKNLSSLGQSVPVQHLLLIGEAGVGKTRLAKQALSAQPLPADSLLLTSRCYCAEEKYILKPWQKPARELLQYLADTENTAQHISLVQSIQALFPFTQEQCHPMPDADDISTLDYKSIQSIFVNGLIRLSSGVPLIFFFDDIQWADKVSLSLMRDIITSLKDYSRQNLFFLFTARSSLEGDAERFSEDMCSIGQLEHITVNRFDYGDTIFLASRLLPGYVFTDNVKEQLFHETEGNALFITEAVNTIKYHGSPDDITPNMRNIIKQRIAPIPAEYRQIMNLVSIFFDGVSYDCLSVLSRKEDFELVEILEYLLDKDLLKEDADQENTFFSFSHQKILEYVYDEMSWTKKRILHNKAGHYFESRLCAGPADMALYPKLIFHFERGANRQKYLKYAVKYLYNYLNVTHEFFPIIGHNLTLFTLDMREETSDRLSADLSSIEELLYAVENKVNESSFELFDGENSGEEQLEILSDYLHMIGRHYIRICSYEKGLFYILKLKELNQKTPSTFRLTKLLQANRQLICVYINRYEPDKMEEVVSESLQLLSPTDFSDETAIWKRLQGLGDIMKGSLEKGISHLQDAIEIFSSSPARDEHLYNLAAAYSWIGEAFRHSMAYEKAMECYEKALQIGGSNFLVSGVSVFYAYAGMAAYDSGSLCSAEKYLTESIARYEQGNLMWGRSLPYSYYSQILLEKGEWDKALNHLETALGYAEKLQNPYEKGVIYRIYAQIKAGVYPAGENNISVQNALPSDAAYYYHEARRMLRDVYSPVDEQYLDAVEKIVSEL; this is translated from the coding sequence ATGAGTCAGCAATTGGCAGTATCAATGCTGGGAAACCCATCCATCCTGCTGGACGGGTCACCCCTTGTTTTTCCCTATCGGCAGGCAGAGGCCATACTGTATTACCTTTTTCTGAACAAAGCAGGGAATAAATATACGCTGGCTGACCTCATATGGGAAGATAAATGTACGGAGGAGAAGACAAATTCAAACCTTAGAAACGCCTTTTATATCATCCGTAAGAATCTCGGAAAGGATTTCCTGGTAAAAGAATCCGGAGATATCATTAAGATCAATCCCGCCTTCTCCCTGACTATTGACACAGACTGTTTTCTGAAAAACGGGGATGATCTGTCGCTGTACAGAGGTGATTTTCTGGAGGGATTTTATCTGAAAAATAATATATCCTTTAATGAATGGGTTACTAATAACCGCCAGGTTTTTAAAGCGCACTACTTAAAAAAACTACACTGTGCCATCTCCCATCACTTTGATTCCGGGAATTATGAACTCTGTGAGTCTCTCTGCCAAAAACAGATGTTGATCAATGAATTTGATGAGACTGCCTACAAATATCTGATGCAGATCTACCTTTCCAGAAAAGAATATACACAGGCCCTGCACATCTATAACCGTCTGGAATCCCTGCTGGAACAGGAACTTTTCGAGACACCCGCAAAAGATATACAGGACCTGGCTTTTGTCATTGAGCAGACCTGGAACGAGGAAGTGAATAAGATTCTGGAGGGCCGAAAGGAATTAAAATCTCAGGAACGCGTCTCCTCTGTCTTCTGCGGAAGAGAAGCTGAACTGGAGCGCATAGAAAAGAATCTTTCCTCTCTTGGACAAAGTGTACCGGTACAGCACCTGCTGCTCATAGGGGAAGCCGGAGTTGGCAAGACACGGCTTGCGAAACAGGCACTTTCCGCTCAACCCCTGCCTGCAGATTCTCTTTTACTAACTTCCCGCTGCTATTGCGCGGAAGAGAAATACATATTAAAACCCTGGCAGAAGCCTGCCCGGGAACTATTGCAGTACCTGGCAGACACAGAAAATACAGCGCAGCATATTTCTCTAGTGCAGAGTATACAGGCCCTGTTCCCCTTCACTCAGGAACAGTGCCATCCCATGCCGGACGCGGATGATATCTCCACACTGGATTACAAAAGCATTCAGAGTATCTTTGTCAATGGCCTGATCCGTCTGTCCTCCGGTGTACCTCTGATCTTCTTTTTTGATGATATACAATGGGCAGACAAGGTGAGCCTGTCACTCATGCGCGACATTATCACCAGTCTGAAAGATTACAGCCGGCAGAATCTCTTTTTTCTTTTCACTGCCCGCAGCAGCTTGGAAGGGGATGCTGAACGTTTTTCGGAGGATATGTGTTCCATCGGACAATTAGAACACATTACAGTGAATCGTTTTGATTATGGTGATACCATATTCCTTGCCTCCCGTCTCCTTCCCGGTTATGTCTTTACAGACAATGTAAAGGAACAGCTATTCCACGAAACGGAAGGCAATGCACTTTTTATCACGGAAGCTGTCAATACAATAAAGTACCATGGCTCTCCCGATGATATCACTCCCAATATGCGCAATATCATTAAGCAGCGCATAGCTCCTATTCCTGCGGAATACCGCCAGATCATGAATTTGGTATCTATATTTTTTGACGGAGTATCTTATGACTGTCTCTCCGTTCTTTCCCGGAAAGAGGATTTTGAACTGGTAGAAATCCTTGAATACCTTCTGGACAAGGATTTGCTAAAAGAAGATGCGGACCAGGAAAATACCTTTTTTTCCTTCTCCCATCAAAAGATCCTGGAGTATGTGTACGACGAAATGTCCTGGACGAAAAAGAGGATCCTCCACAATAAAGCGGGCCATTATTTTGAGAGCCGCCTCTGCGCAGGCCCTGCTGATATGGCACTGTATCCCAAACTGATCTTTCATTTTGAAAGGGGCGCCAACAGGCAGAAATATCTGAAATATGCTGTGAAATACCTATATAATTACCTGAACGTCACCCATGAATTTTTTCCTATTATCGGACATAATCTGACTCTATTTACCCTGGATATGAGGGAGGAGACAAGTGACCGGCTGTCCGCTGACCTGAGCAGCATCGAAGAACTTCTTTATGCTGTGGAAAATAAAGTAAATGAATCCTCTTTTGAACTCTTTGACGGGGAGAATTCCGGGGAAGAACAGCTGGAAATACTGTCGGATTATCTGCACATGATAGGGCGTCATTATATACGGATATGCAGCTATGAGAAAGGTCTTTTTTATATTTTAAAGTTAAAAGAACTGAATCAGAAAACCCCTTCCACTTTTCGGCTCACTAAGCTTCTGCAGGCAAACCGCCAGTTGATCTGTGTATATATCAACCGCTATGAACCTGATAAAATGGAAGAGGTTGTATCGGAATCCCTGCAGCTTCTCTCACCTACGGATTTCTCTGATGAGACAGCAATCTGGAAGCGGCTGCAGGGTCTCGGTGATATCATGAAAGGCAGTCTGGAAAAGGGAATTTCCCATCTGCAGGATGCCATTGAAATTTTCAGCAGTTCCCCCGCCAGAGACGAGCATCTATACAATCTGGCCGCTGCCTATTCCTGGATCGGAGAGGCATTCCGGCATTCCATGGCATACGAAAAGGCAATGGAATGCTATGAAAAGGCTCTGCAGATCGGCGGCAGCAACTTCCTGGTCAGCGGGGTATCGGTATTCTACGCCTATGCGGGAATGGCCGCTTATGACAGCGGCAGCCTTTGTTCTGCGGAAAAATATCTGACAGAGTCCATTGCCCGCTACGAGCAGGGAAATCTTATGTGGGGACGCAGTCTTCCATATTCCTACTATTCCCAGATACTCCTGGAAAAAGGAGAATGGGATAAGGCACTGAACCATCTGGAAACTGCGCTGGGTTATGCAGAAAAGCTGCAAAATCCTTATGAAAAGGGAGTTATATACCGCATCTACGCACAGATAAAAGCGGGAGTCTATCCGGCAGGCGAGAACAACATTTCCGTTCAGAATGCGCTTCCCTCTGACGCTGCATATTATTACCATGAGGCGCGCCGCATGCTCCGGGATGTCTACTCTCCGGTGGATGAACAATATCTGGATGCTGTCGAAAAAATAGTATCTGAGCTTTAA
- a CDS encoding xanthine dehydrogenase family protein molybdopterin-binding subunit, which translates to MENYKVIGKELSNDQAYGKVTGRVKYCSDMQSLDMLHMRLKAGTIPHGIIRRINTDEALALPGVVAVYSCENTPGTCYDRGRVEAWENVPNQEKLFDRHIRFLGERVAAVVAVTEETAAKACELITVEYENLPAAISVEEAAAPEALPLHAGGNVYEVPSFEYGNFEEAGGDFCHESRSHIGRMTHLAMETQSCRAAYDAASQKLTIWSGCQSVFGVRSTVAEYLGMPYARVRVIKAPMGGSFGVRQETLLEPLTAYAARMLEADVKLVYTREEQIVNTMMKHNLDGTVKSKIRKDGTIAGLSMSCTLDAGAYLTVSRGYASTIGEKIAKVYRMPNIHFDSRVVCTNPPINGSFRSWGSCEEALLLENHWNMVCREMGIDPVEFRLKNILYPYETEVVHKIPVGNVHFRECLLKGRETFGWEKRKEACRKRNREQRRYRYGVGMALASHTSSFYPYRVDVSSTAARIQEDGSLIIHVGIHDHGCGTVMAMKKIASEIMEISLDKIELNEADTQNSLYDYGCYASRTVYSLGQSVKQCCEHILKMARETAAAALGCNRSFLRYRSGEFFKEMDEAVRISLKEVIRYSIQTMGQDIYYANTTNAGENPGVAAAHFTEVRVDTYTGMTKIMDCLSVHDIGKAINPDLCKGQIGSGIQQGMGMALCEEIKIHPKTGQTLITNFKNYEVANACDLPDYQTLLIEEPENSGPFGAKSIGEVVVVPVAPAIVAGVNDALGTNLTRLPLTPAVILEALEERIV; encoded by the coding sequence ATGGAAAATTACAAAGTGATAGGAAAGGAACTGTCAAATGACCAGGCATACGGCAAAGTGACCGGGCGGGTCAAATATTGTAGTGATATGCAGTCTTTGGATATGCTGCATATGCGGCTGAAAGCAGGCACCATTCCCCATGGGATCATCCGCCGCATAAATACAGACGAAGCGCTGGCACTTCCGGGGGTGGTAGCAGTGTATTCCTGTGAAAACACACCGGGCACCTGTTATGACAGGGGCAGAGTGGAGGCGTGGGAAAATGTTCCCAACCAGGAAAAGCTGTTTGACAGGCATATCCGTTTTCTGGGGGAAAGGGTGGCTGCGGTTGTGGCAGTCACAGAGGAGACTGCGGCAAAAGCGTGTGAACTGATCACAGTTGAGTATGAAAATCTTCCCGCAGCCATATCAGTGGAGGAGGCGGCAGCGCCGGAGGCATTGCCCCTGCATGCAGGCGGCAATGTTTACGAGGTTCCATCGTTTGAATACGGGAACTTTGAGGAAGCCGGGGGAGATTTTTGTCATGAAAGCAGGTCCCATATAGGAAGAATGACACATCTGGCCATGGAGACCCAGTCCTGCAGAGCAGCTTATGACGCCGCCTCCCAAAAGCTCACCATATGGTCAGGCTGTCAGTCTGTGTTTGGTGTCAGGAGCACAGTTGCGGAATACCTGGGAATGCCTTACGCCAGGGTCCGGGTCATAAAAGCCCCTATGGGAGGTTCCTTCGGCGTCAGACAGGAGACACTGCTGGAGCCATTGACCGCATATGCGGCCAGAATGCTGGAGGCAGATGTAAAGCTGGTTTATACAAGAGAAGAGCAGATCGTGAATACCATGATGAAACACAATCTAGACGGAACGGTGAAGAGCAAGATCCGGAAGGACGGAACCATAGCGGGGCTTTCCATGTCCTGTACACTGGACGCAGGAGCTTATCTCACCGTATCCAGGGGGTATGCCTCCACTATCGGAGAAAAAATAGCAAAAGTGTACCGTATGCCCAATATACATTTTGACAGCCGGGTGGTCTGTACCAACCCCCCCATCAACGGAAGTTTTCGGAGCTGGGGTTCTTGTGAGGAGGCTTTGCTTTTGGAGAACCACTGGAATATGGTGTGCAGGGAGATGGGGATAGATCCTGTGGAGTTTAGGCTGAAAAATATCCTGTATCCCTATGAGACGGAGGTAGTACATAAGATTCCAGTGGGAAATGTACATTTCAGGGAATGCCTGCTGAAGGGCCGGGAGACTTTTGGATGGGAAAAAAGGAAGGAAGCGTGCAGAAAGAGAAACAGGGAGCAGAGGAGATACCGCTATGGAGTGGGCATGGCGCTGGCCTCCCATACCAGTTCCTTTTACCCCTATAGGGTGGATGTCTCCTCCACAGCCGCCAGGATCCAGGAGGACGGCAGCCTGATCATCCACGTGGGAATACATGACCATGGCTGCGGAACAGTCATGGCAATGAAAAAGATTGCGTCGGAGATTATGGAGATCAGCCTGGATAAAATTGAGCTGAACGAGGCGGATACCCAGAATAGTCTCTATGATTATGGTTGCTATGCCAGCAGGACTGTGTATTCCCTGGGACAGTCTGTCAAACAGTGCTGCGAACACATTCTGAAAATGGCAAGAGAGACGGCAGCGGCAGCCCTTGGATGCAACAGGAGTTTTCTCCGCTACCGGTCAGGAGAATTTTTTAAGGAGATGGATGAGGCGGTGAGGATATCCCTGAAGGAGGTCATCCGGTATTCCATACAGACCATGGGACAGGATATCTACTATGCAAACACCACCAATGCCGGAGAAAATCCGGGTGTGGCCGCCGCTCATTTTACCGAGGTAAGGGTGGATACCTATACCGGCATGACAAAAATCATGGACTGTCTCTCCGTACATGATATTGGCAAAGCCATCAATCCTGATCTCTGCAAGGGGCAGATTGGAAGCGGCATACAGCAGGGAATGGGAATGGCACTTTGTGAGGAGATCAAAATACATCCAAAGACCGGGCAGACACTCATAACGAACTTTAAAAACTATGAGGTGGCCAATGCCTGTGACCTGCCGGATTATCAGACTCTGCTGATCGAGGAACCTGAGAACAGCGGTCCGTTTGGGGCGAAATCCATAGGGGAAGTGGTGGTGGTGCCTGTGGCGCCGGCTATAGTAGCGGGAGTCAACGACGCACTGGGGACTAATCTGACTAGGCTCCCCCTGACCCCGGCGGTCATTTTGGAAGCATTGGAGGAAAGAATCGTATGA